The following proteins are co-located in the Paraphotobacterium marinum genome:
- the glyA gene encoding serine hydroxymethyltransferase, producing MSATYKSNELENFFNADLNSVDEEIMQSINFELNRQQNQIELIASENITSKAVMEAQGSCFTNKYAEGYAGKRYYGGCEYVDVAEKLAIERAKKLFNCNFVNVQPHSGAQANGAVMLALLKPNDTVLGMSLDAGGHLTHGAKPALSGKWFDAIQYGVNRDTLEIDYDEVKKLAHEHKPKLIIAGGSAIPRVIDFKKFREIADEVGALLMVDMAHISGLVASGAHPSPFEYADVVTTTTHKTLRGPRGGMILTNKEEIIKKVNSAVFPGLQGGPLMHVIAAKAVAFKEALQPEFKTYIDNVIKNAKVLAEVLQSRGCDIVTGGTDTHLMLVDLRPLGLKGNKAEEALERAGITCNKNGIPFDTEKPMITSGIRLGTPAGTTRGFTEKEFTQIGNWIGDVLDGLVKNPDDNSMVEMKVLKEVQELCNQFPIYK from the coding sequence ATGAGTGCAACCTACAAAAGCAATGAATTAGAAAATTTTTTTAATGCCGATTTAAATAGTGTTGATGAAGAGATTATGCAATCAATCAACTTCGAATTAAACCGTCAACAAAACCAAATTGAACTTATTGCTTCAGAAAATATAACTTCAAAAGCAGTTATGGAAGCTCAAGGCTCTTGTTTTACAAATAAATATGCAGAAGGATATGCCGGTAAAAGATATTATGGTGGTTGTGAGTATGTTGATGTTGCTGAAAAATTAGCTATTGAAAGAGCTAAAAAGTTATTTAATTGCAATTTTGTTAATGTTCAGCCTCATTCAGGTGCTCAGGCCAATGGTGCTGTAATGCTTGCTCTACTGAAGCCAAACGATACTGTTTTAGGTATGTCATTAGATGCCGGTGGTCACTTGACACATGGGGCAAAACCAGCACTTTCCGGTAAATGGTTTGATGCGATTCAATATGGCGTTAATCGTGATACGTTAGAAATAGATTATGATGAAGTTAAAAAATTAGCACATGAGCATAAACCAAAACTTATTATCGCCGGCGGCTCAGCAATTCCTCGCGTTATTGATTTTAAGAAATTTAGAGAAATTGCAGATGAAGTTGGAGCTTTACTTATGGTTGATATGGCTCATATCTCAGGCCTAGTTGCTAGTGGTGCTCACCCTTCTCCTTTTGAATATGCTGATGTTGTTACGACAACCACTCATAAAACATTACGTGGCCCAAGAGGTGGTATGATTCTTACGAATAAAGAAGAGATCATCAAAAAAGTAAATTCAGCTGTATTTCCTGGTCTTCAGGGCGGCCCACTTATGCACGTCATTGCTGCTAAAGCTGTTGCATTTAAAGAAGCTCTTCAACCAGAGTTCAAAACATATATTGATAATGTTATCAAAAATGCTAAAGTGCTTGCTGAAGTTCTCCAGTCTCGTGGTTGTGATATTGTCACTGGCGGAACTGATACTCATTTAATGCTAGTTGATTTAAGACCTCTTGGTTTAAAAGGTAATAAAGCGGAAGAAGCTTTAGAAAGAGCTGGTATAACTTGTAATAAAAATGGTATTCCATTTGATACTGAAAAGCCAATGATTACATCAGGCATCCGTTTAGGTACACCAGCAGGTACAACTCGCGGTTTTACTGAAAAAGAGTTTACACAAATTGGAAACTGGATTGGAGATGTATTAGATGGTCTAGTTAAAAACCCTGATGATAACTCAA